Proteins from a genomic interval of Bradyrhizobium sp. CCBAU 53340:
- a CDS encoding acyl carrier protein, whose product MLVKTKIFSMMKQIAEEQNLMLPPLEDDLSLNETGFDSLAFAILVARLEDELNVDPFTAAEDATFPSTLGEFVRAYENVPA is encoded by the coding sequence ATGCTGGTCAAAACGAAGATTTTCTCCATGATGAAGCAAATCGCCGAGGAGCAGAATTTAATGCTCCCGCCGCTTGAGGATGACCTGTCCCTGAACGAAACCGGGTTCGATTCACTGGCCTTCGCCATCCTGGTTGCCCGGCTGGAGGACGAGCTCAATGTCGACCCCTTTACTGCCGCGGAAGACGCAACCTTCCCCTCGACCCTCGGTGAGTTTGTCAGGGCCTACGAGAATGTCCCCGCCTGA
- a CDS encoding phosphopantetheine-binding protein codes for MYDFSVNVQNRVISVVRSVLQQNEIAADVHPESRLVDIGLSSMGMVELMLKVEAEFDLILPQFEITPENFQSVKAMEQMILNQLGSGRNEVN; via the coding sequence ATGTACGACTTTTCCGTCAACGTTCAGAACCGCGTTATATCGGTCGTCAGGAGTGTCCTCCAGCAGAACGAGATCGCGGCCGATGTCCACCCAGAGTCGCGGCTCGTGGACATTGGATTGAGTTCGATGGGCATGGTCGAGTTGATGCTTAAGGTCGAAGCCGAGTTCGACCTTATCCTCCCTCAATTTGAGATCACGCCCGAAAACTTTCAATCGGTGAAGGCGATGGAGCAGATGATTCTCAATCAGCTCGGATCCGGCCGGAATGAAGTCAATTGA
- a CDS encoding long-chain-acyl-CoA synthetase, with translation MRAQAEPTTRDDAPPRRRSAAKSWLQAIALTAQLENHPHRLFADIVEDWARRQPGRPALLSRGQSLTYRELSDRINRYARWARDLGPRAGLTVCLLMPNRPDYLACWLGISSIGGTVALINTRLVGPSLAHCIDVAHADHLILAAECEDAFESARPHLHGAPKCWTVGIDDSDHDLDAALAAFEPRPVSSTERGEVTIDQRALLIYTSGTTGLPKAANVSHRRVLAWAGWFAGLTDASTDDRLYDCLPLHHSVGGVAAPCSTLCAGGSVAIAERFSTARFWDDIEHFDCTMFQYIGELCRYLLKASTVEHEARHRLRLAVGNGLRGDIWETFASRFAIPQIIEFYAATEANFSLFNVDGKPGAVGRIPPVLAHRFPASIIKVDAESGSPVRNIDGLCIACTPGETGEAVGRIGSAGRGGWSFEGYTDPSETVRKILRDVFAVGDAWFRTGDLMMRDEQGYLHFIDRMGDTFRWKGENVATSEVDDAITACPGVLDAATYGVAVSGTDGRAGMAALVVSSDFDFRVFRNHLSRRLPPYAIPAFVRLCPSLETTETFRKKKQRLIREAFNPSVVSDPLFLRDPASGDYHSIGPSVYALVSEGAIKL, from the coding sequence ATGCGTGCGCAGGCCGAGCCAACAACCAGAGACGACGCTCCGCCGCGCAGACGCTCTGCCGCCAAGAGCTGGCTGCAAGCTATCGCGCTAACGGCACAGCTGGAAAACCATCCGCACCGCTTGTTCGCCGACATCGTCGAGGACTGGGCACGGCGTCAGCCTGGTCGACCTGCCCTTCTCTCGCGTGGTCAGTCCCTCACTTATCGGGAACTCTCCGACCGGATCAACCGGTATGCGCGTTGGGCACGGGACCTGGGCCCGCGCGCCGGCCTCACCGTCTGCCTGCTGATGCCGAACCGGCCGGACTACCTGGCCTGTTGGCTTGGTATCAGCAGCATTGGCGGGACGGTGGCGCTGATCAACACCAGGCTCGTCGGTCCGTCGCTCGCACACTGTATCGACGTCGCTCATGCCGATCACCTCATCCTCGCGGCGGAGTGCGAGGACGCGTTCGAAAGTGCGCGTCCCCATCTCCATGGCGCGCCGAAATGTTGGACTGTTGGCATCGACGATTCAGACCATGATCTGGATGCGGCGCTGGCTGCCTTCGAACCGCGACCAGTGTCCTCGACCGAACGGGGCGAAGTCACGATCGATCAGCGTGCGCTTCTCATCTACACCTCGGGCACCACAGGCCTTCCGAAGGCGGCTAACGTCAGCCATCGCCGCGTTCTCGCCTGGGCTGGCTGGTTTGCGGGACTGACCGACGCGTCCACCGACGATCGCCTCTATGATTGCCTACCGCTCCATCACTCCGTGGGCGGTGTCGCTGCCCCCTGCAGCACGCTCTGCGCCGGCGGCTCGGTCGCGATCGCCGAGAGGTTCTCCACTGCCAGGTTCTGGGACGACATCGAGCATTTCGATTGCACTATGTTCCAGTATATTGGCGAGCTCTGCCGCTATTTGCTGAAGGCCTCAACGGTCGAACATGAGGCGCGACACCGGCTTCGATTGGCTGTTGGCAACGGATTACGCGGCGATATCTGGGAGACGTTCGCCAGTCGGTTCGCGATTCCGCAGATCATTGAATTCTATGCCGCAACCGAGGCCAATTTTTCACTGTTTAACGTCGACGGCAAACCGGGCGCGGTCGGCCGGATCCCGCCCGTTCTGGCACATCGCTTTCCAGCCTCCATCATCAAGGTCGATGCCGAAAGCGGCAGCCCGGTTCGGAACATCGACGGGCTCTGCATCGCCTGCACCCCCGGTGAGACCGGCGAGGCCGTAGGGCGTATCGGCAGTGCCGGTCGTGGCGGCTGGTCTTTCGAGGGCTACACGGACCCATCCGAGACCGTCAGAAAGATCTTGCGCGATGTCTTCGCGGTTGGTGATGCCTGGTTCCGCACGGGCGATCTGATGATGCGCGACGAGCAAGGTTATTTGCACTTCATCGACCGTATGGGCGATACTTTCCGCTGGAAGGGCGAGAATGTCGCGACCAGCGAAGTGGACGACGCAATCACGGCCTGCCCCGGCGTTCTCGACGCCGCGACCTATGGCGTTGCGGTGTCTGGGACCGATGGCCGCGCCGGCATGGCAGCCTTGGTGGTGAGCTCGGATTTTGATTTCCGTGTATTCCGGAACCACCTTTCGCGCAGGCTGCCGCCTTATGCAATTCCGGCCTTCGTCAGGCTATGCCCGTCGCTCGAGACGACTGAGACCTTCAGGAAGAAGAAGCAGCGACTGATCCGCGAGGCATTCAATCCCTCGGTGGTGAGCGATCCGCTGTTCCTGCGTGATCCGGCGAGCGGCGACTATCATTCGATCGGCCCGTCCGTTTACGCGCTCGTTAGTGAGGGCGCAATCAAGCTCTGA
- a CDS encoding fatty acid--CoA ligase family protein, with amino-acid sequence MSPPDAIALHQYLGEGLTDRTISDARQSVCLTDMIERSCLIGGSSCELSGRSVLLATSRQLLSALAMIELDGAARRMLLCPPDVDWERLQILIAQAAIDVIVTDRALSGDRTGKCTVVGIDLPKRKAPRRKADHVTEWLMLTSGTSGLPKIVRHTLDGLAGAIVADGPARYHGATWATFYDIRRYGGLQIFLRAVIGGGSMVLLEPGEAVAAHVARLRASGVTHISGTPSHWRKILMSGAAANFSPRYVRLSGEIADQAVLDALTQAFPHASIGHAYASTEAGVGFSVDDGREGFPAHLMGPSQGGVEMKVVEGSLRIRSRRTARGYVGADAPALVDAEGFVDTGDMVELRGERYHFVGRRGGIINIGGLKVHPEEIEAVINRHASVRMSRARSRKSPITGAIVVADVILADGTDGNRHEAIRAEILSQCRDRLLTWKVPAMIRFVERLDVTAAGKLARTDA; translated from the coding sequence ATGTCCCCGCCTGACGCCATCGCGCTACACCAGTACCTCGGCGAAGGGCTGACGGATCGCACGATTTCCGATGCCCGGCAAAGCGTATGTCTGACAGACATGATCGAGCGTAGCTGCCTGATCGGCGGGTCGTCCTGCGAGCTGTCGGGCCGCTCGGTGCTGCTTGCAACGTCCAGGCAGCTGCTATCCGCGCTTGCCATGATCGAGCTCGACGGCGCCGCCCGCCGCATGCTCCTTTGCCCGCCGGACGTCGATTGGGAGCGCCTTCAGATCCTCATTGCGCAGGCTGCCATCGATGTCATCGTCACCGACCGGGCGCTATCCGGCGACCGCACGGGAAAATGCACAGTTGTCGGCATCGACCTGCCCAAACGAAAGGCCCCGCGGCGGAAAGCAGACCATGTTACCGAATGGTTGATGCTGACATCGGGGACCTCGGGCCTGCCGAAGATCGTCCGACATACGCTCGATGGCCTCGCCGGCGCGATCGTCGCCGACGGGCCTGCGCGCTACCACGGCGCTACGTGGGCGACGTTCTACGACATCCGTCGCTACGGCGGCCTGCAAATCTTCTTGCGAGCCGTGATCGGCGGCGGATCTATGGTGCTCTTAGAGCCCGGGGAAGCCGTCGCGGCGCATGTGGCGCGGCTGCGCGCGAGCGGCGTCACCCATATCTCCGGAACCCCCTCGCACTGGCGCAAGATCCTGATGAGCGGCGCGGCCGCCAACTTCTCTCCGCGCTATGTCCGCCTGTCCGGGGAAATCGCCGACCAAGCCGTACTCGATGCCTTAACACAGGCATTTCCGCACGCGTCGATCGGTCATGCCTATGCCTCGACCGAAGCAGGAGTTGGTTTCAGCGTCGACGATGGACGCGAAGGGTTTCCCGCCCACCTGATGGGACCGAGTCAAGGCGGCGTGGAGATGAAAGTGGTCGAGGGCTCCCTGCGGATCCGTTCGCGACGTACCGCACGCGGCTATGTAGGGGCAGATGCGCCCGCTCTTGTTGACGCAGAAGGATTCGTCGATACCGGCGATATGGTCGAGTTGCGCGGCGAACGATACCACTTCGTCGGAAGACGAGGCGGCATTATCAACATCGGGGGGTTGAAGGTGCATCCGGAGGAGATTGAGGCGGTGATCAACCGGCATGCCTCCGTTCGGATGTCGCGTGCGCGATCACGGAAAAGCCCAATCACGGGAGCCATTGTGGTCGCCGATGTTATCCTCGCGGACGGCACCGATGGAAACCGTCACGAGGCGATCCGCGCCGAGATCCTTAGCCAGTGCAGGGATCGTCTGCTCACTTGGAAAGTGCCAGCCATGATCCGCTTCGTCGAGCGGCTCGACGTCACAGCGGCAGGGAAACTGGCGCGGACCGATGCGTAA